The stretch of DNA ATGGAATTTatatccgatatggcgatagcctcgcccccatcacatcataggacggaacatacttggcgaaaagtgggtgtcctggttgcgccacTGCATGCTTCTAGGAGCTCGACTTCGAGAACTTAGGTGATGGGTCGTTTGGCTTTTATTTCTAATGGAATCTTAAATTTCGAAACATTTTGAAACCTCTAATTCTTTGAATTCTAGGCCGCACTTTGAGAAACAATGGCTCAGACATACAAATATACGTCTTTTACTTATATCACTTTTATCACGTCTTCCGCGTTGACGATGGATTTAGTTTACAAAGATTACTTATTTgctgaataaaaatgtatattattatcattaatttaaacgTTGACATTATGACATTGGCatacagtatattatatacatatatgtaccatagtataatatatagttaGGATCGAATGAATGCATGCGGAAAAATACCAAatgtacaaattacaaaataatatggatataattttattatttgttgatGTTGCGCGCGCACCTttgatttgtataaaatcaGTTTAGCCACTTGGTTGGGTTCCcattgtctttattataaaaattacaaaaaaacgtTGAAATGAAAAAATGCTCGACACAAAGCACCAGACGCCGATCAAAGTGGAAGTCATAGGGATGCGACTCGCTGTGTTGCcagattttttcttttagtaAGGCGATGCTCCACACTTGGCTGTAGTCTGGAGTATTCATTAACGCTTATCAATCTATACGAGTtaaggctcgaccgagacgggtttttcaatctcggtcgagaccgagaccgagaccgagaacgaaataaaatctcggccgagaccgagaacCGAGACCGAGAATAAACAAATCgtgaataaactataaaaatgttgttaactGTTTACTACTGTAGgcactgtttgataaaaaaaaccgctgtaacaatcaaagtcaaataagataatatagtataaaaaaaaaaaaatcggcataatgattacttatgtttacacgaatattagacatttaaattaaactattttatgaattttatcgcggttttaatattttacttttcttccgacgtttcgaagactttgcagccttcatggtaacAAGGGAGAcagaggtgttgttcatccgcagtcagagttacaatatcttttgagttccgatttaattaaatgttgaaCTGGATCCctggcttgtgcaagcttccaaccatcttccctattgaaattaggatgtttttcaatttcaatagtatgaattgtaggtaaagtcgagagcacatgttcctctcCGATACcacctctcccgctttaacaataacatagagcggagcgtaattgagcgtactgAATATTAAGAATGAAATTGGTAATTTCATTCAagtttcgacgtacgggaatgatcgatcaagaaAGTCAAGTTGGTTGCCTTACATTTGGCAACGTTTTTAGAACCTCTAGTGGGGGCAGCTGCCACTTCCAGTCCACCCCTTGGCGATACCCTTGCTTAATGTCGTGATTTCCCGCGGggaagatacaacataataataaatcatgagcaaatatttcataaaaatatttgttagaataACAGCTGAACGGATGCGTACGTTTGGCACACAGGTAGACCATGTTCTTTAATAGCATAATATAGACTACTTCATGGCCTTGTCACACTCAATTTACCGCGCTAAACGGAGACAGCCGCGTCCAGTTCTGACAGACCGATAGCACTCTGGCTATTCATCGTAAAAACGAGTTCTTGAAACTCTTACGTTCCACAAGACCGCAGTCTCGTCCTTTTCGCCAGGGACATAGCCACTTTCCCCGTCCCCCCGACCCTTATAGTTCCGGCCCGCGTGACGAATACGGTAATGGTTAGATTGTTAGTTCGCTACAACTACGCGCATCCGTAATctttgatgtctcatcctccagtgaccgtcctgagacGAGGTTCGTAGCCCTTCGGGTTGCCCTCAGTATGGccacttaattttcaagggttgcgagcgcctttTGACAAGCACTCACTCGAAAGTCcggtatgtttgtatatacCTTTGTCAGGACAACAAACGTAGAccacattaaaaaacaaaatgtcaaGCAAGTCACCTCGATTTGATGCGCGATATAATGCCTTAAGTCTTTGTCAAAAGATAGTCACTTTATTTTTGACGTAGACCAGCACGTTTAAATCAGATCCAACCGCATGATGTGTGAAATGTTTGTGGTAAACTTTGACCAAAGGTTATTTGAGttgatagatattatatttttccatgaCGTGACACTTTCTtgttgtaaattagtatttactgtatttatcttatcttaccGTAATTATAACAACTTATCTTACAAATAGACAGGGGTTAATTGGGGTAATGATGTGGTTTTAcagaaaatttgaaattttttttttacatttgatttctaaattattttgtttggagTAAATTTTAATAGGAAACAAATTAGGACCAATGAACGATTTCAAGAACTTTATTGGCATAGTACATCAATTAAGGTCCGAATTGGCCACCATTCCGTCTTGTGTAGTAGTCTTTTGGGTCTAAGTTCCAACGTCTATAAAccataatgaattaaatacatGCGTTGATCTTCAAGGGCTTTTGACTGCGAGTAGTTAAGACAAGTTTTTTGGGTACATCGTAGTGTCTTATCGTCTTGACAATAACAATTGTTGCAGTCCATTCTAGAAGAAATGTTAGGTTAGTTTATGTGGATGCAGTGCTGGTAGAATGTCTGTATTTGCCTAGTGCAGTGGTTCCTAaccttttcaatattgttaccCCTGTGATCtgtggaaaactaattttgGCCCACCTTcaacatacaaacatctttattaattatatattgcacAACAGCCTTTCAATTTTAACATCAGCTCTGttactttttcatattttacgaCCCTTTACTTAGTTTCTTTGTTACCGCTGTGAAATAGCTGAATTACCCCTGCGGGGGTAATTACCCCCCGGTTAGAAACCCGGGGCCTAGAGTGACCACCGTACAACACTCTTGGATTCCACTCCGCTTATCAGCAGAGGCAATGGAGATACTTTACCAAGTcagtagaaaaaataaaagattggGCCCTAAATCATTTAGAGCATAATGTGGTGGAAGCAAACTGCAATTCTTCCTATACCTTAGGGCCAAACCACAAAACCAGGGTAAGTAGCGACCAGCGGTTCAAGCAGAATGGCGGCGCTATCCGCACTGCTCTGTCTCAAGCATCCTCCCTTTTCCCCCGTCTATCTATCTCGCTCACACGTCACTTCTGACAAAACCGCTCGGATTTCGTGGCTTCGACTatacagtatgtaatacaaaaGCTTATAtactgttaatatatttttaagcgaCTGCAAAGGTTATATTTttgcgttttgtttttattgtttgtggCACATTTAGTTTTTCAACGATTTGCAGGACGTACCCTTTGTcatgttgcgcctctgcctacccctacggTGATAAAAGGTATCAATTTGTGTCATGTCATACCTATAAACCCCTCCAGGCATACAAGTTTCCTTAAACATGTCAAGTGTCAGCTTTGGCTTCCCGTTGTTCcaatttaatagttgtttatcATAGTCCGAAATACAACCGGCCACTTCGCTGCACTTCActctatttttaatacaaacacaTTGTACGCAGTTTTTAACAGTTTTGTTGTAAGTCTGTGGATCGCAATGTCCtccttaaacataattaattgtaatttaatagcAGTGTAAATGAGAAATCTTTAATTGGAGTGATGTAAGGAAAAGACAGCGAAATATACTCATAAGCTATTGTTTCTTCATCAAACTTGTCTTCGTAGAAAGGATTATCATGAAATGTAATCAGACGAACTAAATCACTCCAGTCATTTACGGTGCAGAAACTGTAAACTAATTAGCTGCTGAAGAgttcaataatttcattaaagaaaaaGTCAGTTTCGTAgacataatatgaaaattttgacAGCTAGCTAATATTTTGCTCAGATATTTTGGTTCGTACGTCTAGTTTGACAGTTTAATGCGTCAAGGAGACTTCTAACAGTTAAGTCCAACagcaatatttagtaaaatatttatgcttGAAACTGAtgataataacaaatttattttccgatattaaaatatttacttgatttTTCATCAGCATCAATCCTGTGCATGTCATCATAGCTCAGGCAGATGTATTCGTCGCAGATCAAGTCATGACTGGCAAGGCACACGCAGCCATTGCAGTCGACTCTATAAGACATGCCGGGCTCGCATCTGACCTGCCTATGTTGCAATTCTGGAAAATTCACCACTTCTCCGGACTTGAATGGGGGACGAATATCTTTTAGGTAACGGATTCTGAAACCTGAAAATAAGGCAATATCTAAAACCATCTTGTATGACAATCCAATGACAGTGTAATCTAGCGAATGAAGATTCAAGTGAGGAGATTGGGGCTTAATAATTAGATTACTGGGCAATCGCAGTTTCGCGAAGTAGGAATTTTGACAAACATTCCTGAACTATAATCCTTATGCACGGTTTTTGATTGGTTGAGACTAAAAGTCAGGGTGGTAACTATCATCTTAATATACGAATAGATAGATAACTCTTTATTGAACACCACTTAACTTAAGAAAAAGAAATGTAACAACAGCCTGACTTATGGCGTAGATACTATTCTCTATGTGATATggctttatattacataaataatctCAAACCCAAAATACACACCTACTGGTTTCTCTATGTCagtatttagaatataaaactCACCTTTCTCTTTACAAGCATTTTTCTTCTTCGTGCACACGCCTTTCTTATTATCTTGGCAGAAACATTTCTGGcaaccttttttatatatttttccaggtACACACGTATCCGGTAGAGTCGGAATTTCCATTaacttattctttttttttgctaGTTTTGCTTCTTTCTCCCCTTTTTTATTTGCTGTATTGTTTTTCCAAGCCATTGCTATGTTCTCAGTATTTTTCCTTCTACCTTCTATCGGTCGTTTATTAGTGAGGCATAGGACTTTGGTACACATTAAATTGCCATCATTCTTGCAAAAGCAAgtgttgcaatctattttgtatttttggcCGGGCACGCACTTCTGTTCTTTAATCTCAGCAATTCGAGCAATATTAGTCAGGTTTGCTGTAATTACGTATAGCTTATGTTATGGAATAAAAGACATGGACAGCATAAAGGGTGGATATTTGAGTAGAGGGAAAAATGGCGGATATGTTAACTGCTGTAAAAAGACCTTAGCAAGAGACTTGCTACGTACTTGTGAATGTACAGTCACAAAAGATGCTGAACTTACTGAtatcgaaatattctttatctaaaatgaaGAAAACgatttaagtttgttttattgtataaaaaatattgttggtaaGGATACAAAGGTTTAAATGAGAGTTGAAATTTGGAATTTGATcagcattttttgtttttgactgtACACAGTAGAATTAGAGGCCCGCCCCTAACCCGTCTGCGACCCCCAATGGTGAGTAATAGTCGCCTATTATGACAGGCAGAGGAACTCCAAACGCCTCCAATCTACAGAGCGGAAAACGCCGTCAGTCGGCTACTCGGTGTTTCGCTTCTGAGGGCGACTACTGACACGGCTCTTCTGGGGGCGGCAGAGAACGTTGCGTTACCAAGCTCTTGGCATTCTCCTTCTATAAGAAGACCACCTGCCAGAAGTGAGCCACCGTATAGACACcttaatctatttaaattacCTATTTAAACAACAGTCTATTTTATGACATCAGTGTTGTTGGAACGATCATATTTATTAcgggttagaaataataatacaaatatttcattgaGGAGTTTATGGACAAGTCAATAGAAGACAAAAAACGTGTTTAGAACACGAGGAAATTAATGAAACGATAAGGGAGGTGAAAGGTTAAATTGAAGATAAATGACAACAGAAcctctttaa from Manduca sexta isolate Smith_Timp_Sample1 chromosome 4, JHU_Msex_v1.0, whole genome shotgun sequence encodes:
- the LOC115450322 gene encoding uncharacterized protein LOC115450322 isoform X1, whose protein sequence is MLSRFFLFFLLWISIADALLSNLTNIARIAEIKEQKCVPGQKYKIDCNTCFCKNDGNLMCTKVLCLTNKRPIEGRRKNTENIAMAWKNNTANKKGEKEAKLAKKKNKLMEIPTLPDTCVPGKIYKKGCQKCFCQDNKKGVCTKKKNACKEKGFRIRYLKDIRPPFKSGEVVNFPELQHRQVRCEPGMSYRVDCNGCVCLASHDLICDEYICLSYDDMHRIDADEKSRGHCDPQTYNKTVKNCVQCVCIKNRVKCSEVAGCISDYDKQLLNWNNGKPKLTLDMFKETCMPGGVYRMDCNNCYCQDDKTLRCTQKTCLNYSQSKALEDQRMYLIHYGL